One Brassica napus cultivar Da-Ae chromosome A1, Da-Ae, whole genome shotgun sequence genomic region harbors:
- the LOC106374911 gene encoding mitochondrial import inner membrane translocase subunit TIM8 — protein sequence MDPSAANSPELLRFLNEEEQRVMMNEAVAKLTSVCWDKCLTSAPGSKFSPSEYSCLTHCAKRYADMSMVIIRSTQSKK from the exons ATGGATCCCTCCGCCGCCAACAGTCCTGAATTGCTTCGCTTCCTTAAC GAAGAAGAGCAAAGGGTGATGATGAACGAGGCGGTTGCGAAGCTGACAAGCGTGTGTTGGGACAAATGCCTAACAAGCGCACCGGGTAGCAAGTTCAGCCCTAGTGAGTATTCATGTCTCACACACTGTGCTAAGCGTTACGCTGACATGAGTATGGTCATCATCAGAAGCACTCAGTCCAAGAAGTGA
- the LOC106442480 gene encoding uncharacterized protein LOC106442480, translating into MANCPGDSTQTHLDILRCPFLRNINEPTNLSFSSSSLPFPFPVRTGQGPIFEDGPNFDTAFRLFHGQDGVVPLSDSPRAGADKPSLSSPGFNPLAAKAATISLSSFGHGGPFGFDAFSDMFKNQKRKSDSSKNKDSSSSKGGNHESMSDDWLQTGNCPIAKSYRAVSGVAPLVAKILQPPPGMQYKCPKAIVAARAAISKTAFAKNLRPQPLSSKVLVIGMLGMALNVPLGVWREHTEKFSASWFVALHAAVPFIGILRKSVLMPKMAMVFTIAASVMGQVIGSRAERYRLKSVAQKKLTLTGPDKVDGRCGDKVVMKWNPMLLEVASPVSTGAASVVC; encoded by the exons ATGGCTAATTGTCCTGGAGACTCGACCCAAACTCACTTAGACATTCTCCGTTGCCCATTCTTGAGGAACATCAATGAGCCCACTAAcctctccttctcttcttcatccttgCCTTTTCCCTTCCCT GTGCGAACAGGGCAAGGACCAATTTTTGAGGATGGACCCAATTTCGACACTGCGTTTAGGCTTTTCCATGGTCAAGATGGTGTTGTCCCGCTCTCGGACAGCCCTCGTGCCGGAGCGGATAAGCCTTCGCTTTCCTCTCCTGGGTTCAATCCACTTGCTGCTAAGGCGGCGACTATTAGTCTCTCCTCCTTTGGACATGGAGGGCCTTTTGGATTCGATGCGTTTTCCGACATGTTTAAGAACCAAAAGAGAAAGTCAGACTCTTCCAAGAATAAagattcttcttcctctaaG GGAGGAAACCACGAGTCTATGAGCGACGACTGGCTTCAAACAGGAAACTGCCCTATCGCTAAATCCTATCGAGCTGTAAGTGGTGTGGCACCCCTCGTGGCAAAGATCCTGCAACCCCCTCCCGGAATGCAGTACAAGTGTCCTAAAGCAATAGTAGCAGCTCGAGCAGCGATATCAAAAACAGCTTTCGCTAAGAACCTCCGGCCACAGCCTTTATCATCCAAAGTACTAGTCATCGGGATGCTGGGGATGGCCCTGAACGTGCCTCTAGGGGTTTGGAGAGAGCACACTGAAAAGTTCTCTGCATCTTGGTTTGTAGCTCTACACGCAGCGGTTCCTTTCATTGGAATACTGAGGAAGTCAGTGTTGATGCCTAAGATGGCGATGGTTTTTACCATAGCAGCGTCTGTTATGGGACAAGTGATTGGGTCAAGAGCAGAGAGGTATAGGCTTAAGTCGGTGGCTCAGAAGAAACTCACGTTGACAGGACCAGATAAAGTGGATGGAAGGTGCGGCGATAAAGTGGTGATGAAATGGAATCCCATGTTGCTTGAAGTAGCAAGTCCTGTTTCTACGGGAGCAGCTAGTGTTGTCTGCTAA